Proteins from a genomic interval of Prevotella sp. E13-27:
- a CDS encoding glycosyltransferase family 4 protein yields MKIAILTCGMLPIPAVQGGAVENLIDFYLEYNNRMKLHDITIYSPWNSKVEMHPALSSDVNHYHYINVDNLKARIERRIFKFFHSSKDYYNYFIEYYFERVYSDLKKKNYDYLLLENCPGYAYKLSQRGYRNLILHLHNDLLNSTSKYHEIVFRSLSRIITVSDFVKERVSTIQPDDKIKTVLNGIDLTLFSPQNSSLISREKIGFTKEDFIVVYSGRINKDKGISELIDALLQLKALPKIKLMVMGSSFFDNANNEDTFICSLKEKAKSIDEKIVFTGFIPYNNVPYYLQLADIAVLPSMWEEPFGLTVVEAMAMGLPLITTRSGGIPEICKGIATIVEKSNIVNNLSIAILDLYKHPEKRQQMSNAGLERAKLFDKEKYAKDYFAAIEDL; encoded by the coding sequence ATGAAGATTGCTATTTTAACCTGCGGAATGCTCCCTATCCCCGCTGTTCAAGGAGGTGCTGTAGAAAACCTGATTGATTTTTATCTGGAGTATAATAACAGAATGAAACTTCATGACATAACAATTTATAGTCCATGGAACAGCAAAGTAGAGATGCACCCAGCCCTTTCTTCAGATGTTAATCACTATCATTATATAAATGTCGATAATCTGAAGGCAAGAATAGAACGAAGAATCTTTAAGTTTTTCCATTCGTCCAAAGACTATTACAACTATTTTATAGAATATTATTTTGAGAGAGTTTATTCCGACTTAAAGAAAAAGAATTATGACTATCTTCTATTAGAGAACTGTCCTGGTTATGCTTATAAGCTCTCACAAAGAGGATATAGGAATCTAATATTGCACCTTCATAATGACTTACTCAATTCAACATCCAAATATCATGAAATAGTATTTCGCAGTCTGTCCAGAATAATAACAGTCTCAGACTTTGTCAAAGAAAGAGTCTCTACCATTCAGCCTGACGACAAGATTAAAACAGTCCTTAATGGCATTGACTTAACACTATTCTCTCCCCAAAACAGCTCACTCATCAGTCGCGAAAAAATAGGGTTCACGAAAGAAGACTTTATTGTGGTTTATAGTGGACGCATCAATAAAGACAAAGGTATTTCTGAATTAATCGATGCCTTACTGCAACTCAAAGCTCTCCCAAAAATAAAACTAATGGTCATGGGTAGCTCATTCTTTGACAATGCAAATAATGAGGACACTTTTATCTGTTCGTTGAAAGAAAAGGCTAAGAGTATTGATGAGAAAATCGTATTTACGGGATTCATACCATATAACAATGTACCCTATTACTTGCAGTTGGCAGACATTGCCGTACTTCCATCCATGTGGGAAGAGCCCTTTGGACTTACGGTAGTTGAGGCGATGGCTATGGGGCTTCCACTCATTACCACACGTAGCGGTGGAATACCAGAAATATGCAAAGGGATTGCTACTATAGTGGAAAAGAGCAACATCGTCAACAACCTTTCCATAGCCATTCTCGACCTCTATAAGCACCCTGAGAAGCGACAACAAATGTCCAACGCAGGACTTGAGCGAGCTAAGCTCTTTGACAAAGAGAAATATGCTAAAGATTATTTTGCTGCGATTGAAGATCTATAA
- a CDS encoding lipopolysaccharide biosynthesis protein translates to MGERVHRSILNIKVGMVFYMLSLILAFFSRKIFLDCLGAEFIGLTGMLMNIMSFLSVAELGIGTSIIYFLYKPLQEDNHQKINEVMSMLAYLYRCIGFIIGTCGFIVSLFFPWWFGNLTTGLPLVYFAFYSFLASSISGYIFNYKQLLVNANQKQYLTQSYFQTIGIVQSIVQILLAYYYRNLWLWVVTGLVFTIVGIMVFNIRIRQLYPWLNINLSNGRKNLKQYPEVLKKTRQIFILRIKDFILNRSDELLVGAFVSVTKVAFYGNYYIIISKLVFLVNILENGLSAGVGNLLAENNERNTMKVFWEMTATRFFIMGMVIFPLILFIQPLIACWVGPEYKLSSLIAYLLVFNLFLKLQYSTVYIFIGASGLYGDVWASWAELIINLAVTLALAPFFGIVGILLGKIISLSIFNVFWKPYYLFSEGFHKSVWLFWRPMMVYYGIFGLFTILAIVLKTLFVDNHVNSWSSLIIYGLILLLPMLSFYFLSLFTCTQGMKYFVARKPSIYNTICKLTFQS, encoded by the coding sequence ATGGGAGAACGAGTACACAGAAGTATCTTGAATATTAAGGTGGGCATGGTTTTCTACATGCTCTCCTTAATTCTTGCTTTCTTTTCCCGCAAGATATTCCTCGATTGCCTTGGTGCTGAGTTCATAGGTCTGACAGGTATGTTGATGAACATAATGTCATTCCTCAGCGTTGCAGAGTTGGGCATAGGAACCAGCATCATCTACTTCCTCTATAAGCCTCTGCAAGAAGACAACCATCAGAAAATCAACGAGGTAATGTCAATGTTAGCCTACCTATACCGATGCATTGGCTTTATCATCGGCACTTGCGGTTTCATAGTCAGTTTGTTTTTCCCTTGGTGGTTTGGCAACCTTACGACTGGCCTGCCACTGGTCTATTTTGCTTTCTACTCTTTTCTTGCATCGAGCATCTCAGGTTACATATTCAACTACAAGCAATTACTTGTTAATGCAAACCAGAAGCAATATCTTACACAATCCTATTTCCAGACCATTGGTATTGTGCAAAGTATAGTACAAATATTGCTGGCCTATTACTACCGCAACCTATGGTTATGGGTAGTTACCGGATTGGTTTTCACTATTGTTGGCATCATGGTTTTCAACATACGTATCAGACAACTCTACCCCTGGCTCAACATCAATCTGTCTAATGGGCGTAAGAATTTGAAACAGTATCCTGAAGTCCTTAAGAAAACCCGTCAAATTTTCATTCTAAGGATAAAGGACTTTATTCTGAATCGTAGCGATGAATTACTTGTTGGAGCATTCGTTTCGGTAACAAAGGTTGCATTCTACGGAAACTATTACATCATCATCAGCAAGCTAGTCTTTTTGGTTAATATTTTGGAGAACGGCTTGAGTGCTGGTGTAGGCAATCTGCTTGCCGAGAATAATGAAAGAAACACGATGAAAGTGTTTTGGGAGATGACTGCTACACGTTTCTTCATAATGGGTATGGTAATTTTTCCATTAATACTATTTATACAGCCTCTCATTGCTTGTTGGGTAGGTCCTGAATATAAGCTTAGTTCACTCATTGCCTACTTGCTTGTTTTCAACTTGTTCTTAAAGCTCCAATACTCAACTGTTTACATTTTCATTGGTGCATCTGGTCTCTATGGCGATGTGTGGGCATCATGGGCAGAATTAATTATCAACTTGGCTGTTACACTCGCTTTAGCGCCCTTCTTCGGGATTGTAGGCATTTTGCTTGGCAAAATCATCAGTCTCTCCATATTCAATGTCTTTTGGAAGCCCTATTACCTTTTTTCAGAAGGCTTTCACAAAAGTGTTTGGCTTTTTTGGCGTCCCATGATGGTATATTATGGTATATTTGGACTATTTACCATCCTTGCCATTGTTCTCAAGACCCTTTTCGTTGACAATCATGTTAATTCATGGTCTTCACTTATTATCTATGGACTTATATTGTTATTGCCAATGCTATCTTTTTACTTCTTGTCACTATTCACATGTACTCAAGGCATGAAATACTTCGTAGCACGCAAGCCAAGTATTTACAATACTATTTGCAAACTTACATTCCAATCATAA
- a CDS encoding glycosyltransferase, whose translation MTWHIIHIIDIILWIITAGSVGYVMLFALMSLFRKKQLKTYENTHSAHSRFAVIYPAYNEDSVIRNSIEFFLHQDYPISLFHLVVVSDHMQPSTNEWLASQPLQLLKPVFEKSSKAKALQYAIKQLEGLDFSHIVILDADNVVDSNFLTKLDSVCQQGYNAIQCHRTAKNSDNDVSALDGLSEEINNTIFRRAHNNIGLSSALIGSGMCFDYQWFATHVNMLSTAVEDRELETFLAKQNIYVKYVEDILVYDEKVSNKDNFQSQRMRWMTGQIQALLQMLPYLFTALIKGNINYIDKTIQQALIPRSILLATIPFMALIMTIVHPLWSIKWWAMLLCLCISLLIAIPSRLRTTAMFRKLLSFPSLVWRLLKNIAHMDHKNTDFIHTSHEK comes from the coding sequence ATGACTTGGCACATTATACATATCATCGATATAATCCTTTGGATAATAACAGCAGGCTCTGTGGGTTATGTTATGTTATTCGCGTTAATGTCCCTCTTTAGAAAGAAGCAATTAAAAACATACGAAAATACTCACTCTGCACATAGTCGTTTTGCAGTCATCTATCCTGCCTACAATGAAGACAGCGTAATTCGTAATTCAATAGAGTTTTTTCTTCATCAGGACTACCCCATTTCACTTTTTCATCTTGTAGTAGTTTCCGACCATATGCAACCATCTACCAACGAATGGCTTGCATCACAACCGCTGCAACTTTTAAAGCCAGTCTTTGAAAAGAGTTCCAAAGCGAAAGCGCTACAATATGCTATCAAACAACTTGAAGGCTTAGATTTTTCACATATAGTCATCCTTGATGCAGACAACGTTGTTGATTCTAACTTCCTTACCAAACTTGACTCCGTTTGCCAACAGGGTTATAACGCTATCCAATGCCATCGCACAGCCAAGAATTCTGATAATGACGTTTCAGCTCTTGACGGATTAAGCGAAGAGATAAATAACACCATATTCCGCCGCGCCCACAACAATATTGGTCTATCTTCAGCCCTTATTGGTTCTGGTATGTGTTTTGACTACCAATGGTTTGCCACACATGTCAACATGCTGTCTACAGCTGTTGAAGACCGTGAGTTAGAGACATTCCTTGCGAAACAGAACATCTATGTAAAATACGTAGAAGATATTCTGGTATATGATGAGAAGGTGAGCAACAAAGACAACTTCCAAAGTCAGAGAATGCGTTGGATGACCGGCCAAATTCAAGCACTTCTGCAAATGTTGCCTTACCTCTTTACCGCATTAATCAAAGGTAATATCAACTATATAGACAAGACCATTCAGCAAGCACTTATTCCTCGTAGCATTTTGTTGGCTACAATACCTTTTATGGCGCTGATTATGACAATAGTACATCCTCTCTGGAGCATTAAGTGGTGGGCTATGCTTCTGTGCTTATGCATATCACTTCTTATTGCCATTCCATCCAGACTCCGCACAACAGCAATGTTTAGAAAGTTGTTGTCGTTCCCTAGCTTAGTATGGCGCCTGTTAAAGAACATAGCACATATGGACCATAAGAATACGGATTTCATCCATACATCCCACGAGAAATAG
- a CDS encoding glycosyltransferase family 2 protein — translation MNYWWILYLIDGFLFVTLGIEVIYILILSIASLFNQHSEITKAKKQNRFIILIPAYKQDKVVMQTINSVLGQTYPQRLFDIVVISDHEEEMTNMRIAQAPVTLLTPDFEESSKAKSMQFAILNLPQFKIYDAVLVLDAGNIIEPEYLEQVNDAFETAGTKVIQTHRLSKNRDTSVARLDTIFEEINNSIFRRGHNALGLSAALNGSGMVYDFEWFKINVMKCRTAGEDKELEAMLLRDGIYIDYFDNIHLYDEKTREISSFNYQRGRWAATQLHAAISNSRYFFPSLLSRRYDFALKILQWWLPPRTILIGILLIMSSILPLIYFSLAIKWWIIGAILMFAFSLATPDQLVDEKWNRDFLYAPLLILWGLFNILRVMIIETRTRVKSAKDSINSVIPRKS, via the coding sequence ATGAATTATTGGTGGATACTATATTTGATTGACGGTTTTCTATTTGTCACTTTAGGAATAGAAGTGATATATATACTTATACTATCTATAGCATCACTTTTTAATCAGCATAGCGAGATAACTAAGGCAAAAAAGCAGAACAGATTCATTATCTTAATTCCTGCATACAAACAAGACAAAGTCGTAATGCAGACCATTAATTCTGTTCTTGGTCAAACTTACCCACAACGCCTATTCGATATTGTTGTCATATCAGACCACGAAGAAGAGATGACCAATATGCGTATCGCACAGGCACCTGTAACACTTCTTACGCCCGACTTTGAAGAGAGTTCAAAGGCAAAATCCATGCAATTTGCTATTCTGAACCTTCCTCAGTTTAAAATCTATGATGCAGTTCTTGTACTCGATGCTGGAAACATTATTGAACCTGAATATCTGGAACAAGTTAATGACGCATTTGAGACTGCCGGAACAAAGGTAATTCAAACTCACCGTTTGTCAAAGAACCGTGATACATCAGTAGCGCGCCTTGATACCATTTTTGAGGAAATAAACAATTCCATTTTCCGGCGTGGGCACAATGCACTTGGACTGTCAGCGGCACTTAATGGTTCGGGAATGGTTTACGACTTTGAATGGTTTAAGATCAATGTTATGAAATGTCGTACAGCGGGTGAAGATAAGGAGCTTGAAGCAATGCTGTTAAGAGACGGCATTTATATTGACTATTTCGACAACATTCATTTATACGACGAGAAGACTCGCGAAATAAGTAGTTTCAATTATCAGCGTGGTCGTTGGGCTGCTACACAACTACATGCTGCAATAAGCAATTCACGCTACTTTTTCCCTTCACTTCTTAGCCGTCGATATGACTTTGCGCTTAAAATACTCCAATGGTGGTTACCTCCAAGAACCATTCTAATCGGCATCCTCTTAATAATGAGTAGTATACTACCACTCATATATTTCTCACTTGCAATAAAATGGTGGATTATAGGTGCCATACTCATGTTTGCATTCTCTTTAGCAACACCAGATCAACTTGTTGACGAAAAGTGGAATCGTGACTTTCTTTATGCTCCATTGCTTATTCTTTGGGGGTTGTTCAATATACTTCGAGTTATGATCATTGAAACAAGGACTCGAGTTAAGTCTGCAAAGGATTCTATTAATAGTGTTATTCCGCGTAAGAGCTAA
- a CDS encoding glycosyltransferase family 2 protein gives MQQITKAKISIITINYNGFKDTCELIETLPLEDEALEVIVVDNASKTDEATLIKQRFPMVTVVRSEKNLGFAGGNNIGIKVAKGDYLLFLNNDTELKEDWNTNALIQRLQSNEHIGMVCPKIRFAWGSCPIQFAGFTPLSRITMRNKGIGYNEEERGQYNTAHPTPYAHGAAMMIKREIIENVGLMPDCYFLYYEEMDWSMMIRRAGYEIWYEPACTVYHKESQATGQNSPLKTYYITRNRLLYAKRNQPIRYRYLSYAYLLFIVTFRDLIKHALNKRTDLCKAIFSAIWDFCRM, from the coding sequence ATGCAACAAATCACCAAGGCAAAGATTTCAATTATTACCATCAATTATAATGGGTTCAAGGACACCTGTGAATTAATTGAAACATTACCTTTAGAAGATGAGGCTTTAGAGGTAATTGTAGTAGATAATGCCTCCAAAACAGATGAAGCCACGCTAATTAAACAGCGCTTTCCAATGGTGACGGTTGTTCGCAGCGAGAAGAACCTAGGATTCGCTGGCGGTAACAACATTGGAATAAAAGTTGCTAAGGGCGACTACTTGTTATTTCTCAACAACGACACCGAACTCAAGGAGGACTGGAACACCAATGCTCTGATTCAGCGATTGCAATCAAACGAACATATTGGTATGGTCTGTCCTAAGATCCGTTTTGCATGGGGCTCATGTCCTATACAATTTGCAGGTTTCACGCCCTTGTCGCGTATCACCATGCGCAACAAGGGTATTGGTTATAATGAGGAAGAGCGAGGCCAATACAATACAGCCCACCCCACTCCATATGCCCATGGTGCAGCAATGATGATCAAGCGAGAGATTATTGAGAATGTTGGTCTAATGCCTGATTGCTATTTCCTATACTACGAGGAAATGGACTGGTCAATGATGATTAGACGCGCCGGCTATGAGATTTGGTACGAGCCCGCCTGTACCGTTTATCATAAGGAAAGTCAGGCTACCGGTCAGAACAGTCCACTCAAGACATATTACATCACTCGCAACCGTCTGCTTTATGCCAAACGCAATCAACCAATCCGCTATCGTTATCTCTCCTATGCCTATTTGCTGTTTATTGTTACATTTCGCGACCTGATAAAACATGCGCTCAATAAGCGTACAGATTTATGTAAAGCTATCTTCTCTGCAATTTGGGACTTCTGCCGCATGTAA
- a CDS encoding SGNH/GDSL hydrolase family protein, which yields MKYRIILFSTFLICIFIISLIFNGYYTPCKTIPPYQLSTANKDTLQIVFIGDSWAFFHEPRDIEASEMLSDILKHPVIFRSFGICGLTSKEIYEQLFYNDSLKHFLQKGCHYCVISAGINDTYKKMSKDYYVKSMEAIINFFLYNNVTPLLIEIPDYDIEKCYQRQTLTRKVLRQFSMLVNNTPIDCKQIFREALDSILSDYKEKVVILNYKVWNNHYAEDLDHFYQKDGLHLNAMGYSVFDRQIGLCLLKQINYSK from the coding sequence ATGAAATATCGCATCATTCTTTTTTCAACATTTCTCATTTGCATCTTTATAATCAGCTTAATATTTAACGGCTACTATACACCCTGCAAAACAATACCCCCCTATCAGCTTTCTACAGCAAACAAAGATACATTACAGATAGTTTTCATTGGCGATAGTTGGGCATTCTTTCACGAACCCCGCGACATAGAGGCATCTGAAATGCTTTCGGACATACTAAAACATCCAGTAATTTTCCGATCCTTCGGTATATGCGGACTAACTAGTAAGGAAATCTATGAACAATTGTTTTATAATGATAGTCTTAAGCATTTCCTTCAAAAAGGTTGTCACTATTGTGTCATTTCGGCAGGTATTAATGACACATATAAAAAAATGAGTAAAGATTACTATGTAAAAAGTATGGAGGCAATAATTAATTTTTTCCTTTATAACAACGTGACACCCTTACTTATTGAAATTCCAGACTACGATATTGAAAAATGCTACCAGCGACAAACTTTAACTCGAAAAGTGCTCCGACAGTTTTCTATGTTAGTTAACAACACACCAATAGACTGTAAGCAGATATTCCGCGAAGCCTTAGACAGCATTCTTTCTGATTACAAGGAAAAGGTTGTTATCCTGAATTACAAAGTATGGAACAACCATTATGCAGAAGACTTAGATCATTTTTATCAAAAAGACGGTCTTCATCTTAATGCCATGGGTTACTCAGTCTTTGACAGACAGATAGGGTTATGTTTGTTAAAACAGATTAATTATTCCAAATAA
- a CDS encoding acyltransferase family protein, protein MKNDMYHNINEQRLSDTISWLRFPLIFFIILLHCYSVVKIEGISSNNFFNIIYLPALWLGETGVPGFFFISGILFYSSKKSYLQKLHSRIKTLLVPYLVWNALLLVIYLIAYSIGYPQDINGKNIEDYYLSDYLRLFWDRGSFDNGNFTPILCPLWYIRNLLIMSVLSPIFYYLVKYGREIFLFVVIGWWMTTYDNAFIPQTILFFCLGAYFPLMEKNALYCFSHYKKVLITLTIIFAIADIASHVFYPTPFNLQIHRFALLFNIPALFLLADYCSCRGLTNTLLPKAAFIVFCTHYPIAIVLRKTCILFFSNSSASFHAILYILCVLATTIVCLIIYKMLENYFPKVKSILSGNR, encoded by the coding sequence ATGAAAAATGATATGTATCATAATATTAACGAGCAACGTCTTTCCGATACAATTTCTTGGTTACGTTTTCCGCTTATCTTTTTTATTATCCTTCTCCACTGCTATTCTGTCGTTAAAATTGAAGGTATATCATCTAACAATTTCTTTAACATAATATATCTACCTGCCCTTTGGTTAGGTGAGACTGGTGTCCCTGGTTTTTTCTTCATTTCCGGTATCCTCTTTTACTCAAGCAAGAAAAGTTATCTGCAAAAACTACATTCACGTATAAAGACGCTACTTGTTCCCTACTTAGTTTGGAACGCACTTCTTTTAGTTATCTACCTAATAGCCTATTCTATAGGTTATCCTCAAGATATTAATGGTAAAAATATTGAAGACTATTACTTATCCGACTATCTAAGGCTCTTTTGGGATAGGGGATCATTTGACAATGGAAACTTTACTCCAATCCTTTGTCCATTATGGTATATCAGGAATCTGTTAATTATGTCTGTTTTATCACCTATTTTTTATTATCTTGTCAAATACGGACGTGAGATATTCCTATTTGTAGTTATCGGATGGTGGATGACAACATATGATAATGCTTTTATCCCCCAAACAATATTATTTTTCTGTTTAGGGGCCTATTTCCCCCTTATGGAAAAGAATGCCCTCTATTGTTTTAGTCACTATAAAAAAGTATTGATTACGCTGACAATAATCTTTGCTATTGCAGACATCGCATCACATGTTTTCTATCCTACACCATTCAATCTTCAGATTCATAGATTTGCTCTACTTTTTAACATACCAGCACTTTTTCTTCTTGCTGACTATTGTTCATGTCGCGGGCTAACAAATACGCTTCTTCCCAAAGCAGCATTTATTGTGTTTTGTACCCACTATCCAATTGCCATTGTTCTGCGCAAGACATGTATATTGTTCTTTAGCAATAGTTCAGCTTCGTTTCATGCTATACTATACATTCTTTGTGTGTTAGCAACAACTATAGTATGTTTAATTATATATAAGATGCTTGAAAACTATTTCCCAAAAGTAAAATCTATATTATCTGGAAACCGATGA
- a CDS encoding O-antigen ligase family protein — protein MASTTFKSYTSKNGGRVSILFLLFLLAIYEFITAGFAPFAIICMIPVFVLVVIGTFRHQMTCFWALFIINYFLHFAGRHRFLPNGIPMSLYNEGFEIILVISAIIVSSGESKFSRTLNIMLLAILLWCGLGFIEIFNDTCGLGINIGAWFAGFRLLCISLLWTFLIFTIYIDTPEKLYKLLKVWAFLSLFSVYWTFNQKFFGFTLSENIWLQTAGRTHIIQGGTLVRYFSTFSDAANYGCNAAATAVTFMVIGITSRIKKDKIFFLLTSFAVIWGMFQSGTRTAIFCLGFGLVVFIVLSKSFKIAVPSAIVFGLLAFILIFTKIGNGNQQIRRMRSAFNKEDASTEARDINQAVMKKYLADAPWGIGIGTGMDNVPSNNKFRKLSTLPPDSEYVFIWIRTGAIGITVFLAAMAIMFIGASWVVFFKVKSRSLMGVGAGICGAFAAMQLGGYGNQVLLQYPNGLIFFGMLAVVYNFPELESSWNEFEEKRLKIIEEEQKLKIEKKKSKLVGI, from the coding sequence ATGGCTTCAACTACGTTTAAATCATATACAAGTAAAAATGGAGGAAGAGTATCCATACTCTTTCTCCTGTTTTTGCTAGCCATATACGAGTTCATCACAGCTGGTTTTGCCCCCTTTGCAATAATCTGCATGATACCAGTCTTTGTCTTGGTGGTAATTGGTACGTTTCGTCACCAAATGACTTGTTTTTGGGCGTTGTTCATTATTAACTATTTCTTGCATTTTGCAGGACGGCATCGTTTTTTGCCAAATGGTATTCCTATGTCCCTATATAATGAGGGATTTGAAATCATACTAGTTATTTCGGCCATTATAGTTTCTTCTGGCGAATCAAAATTCAGCCGTACACTCAATATAATGCTTTTGGCTATTTTGTTATGGTGTGGGCTTGGTTTTATTGAAATATTCAATGACACATGTGGATTAGGCATTAATATCGGTGCATGGTTTGCAGGATTTCGTTTATTATGTATATCTCTATTATGGACTTTTCTAATATTCACTATTTACATAGACACTCCTGAAAAGCTTTATAAGCTTTTAAAAGTATGGGCATTTCTTTCACTTTTTTCCGTGTATTGGACCTTCAATCAGAAATTTTTTGGTTTTACTTTATCAGAAAACATTTGGTTGCAGACTGCTGGAAGAACCCATATAATTCAAGGTGGAACGCTCGTTAGATACTTTTCCACATTCTCTGATGCAGCAAATTATGGGTGTAATGCTGCAGCTACTGCTGTTACATTCATGGTGATAGGAATCACATCACGAATCAAAAAAGACAAGATATTCTTTTTACTAACAAGTTTCGCTGTCATTTGGGGTATGTTTCAGTCAGGAACTCGAACTGCGATTTTCTGTCTAGGTTTTGGTTTGGTAGTGTTTATAGTACTTTCAAAATCTTTTAAAATAGCAGTACCTTCAGCTATTGTTTTCGGTCTTCTTGCATTTATCTTAATATTCACTAAAATTGGTAATGGCAATCAGCAGATACGCCGAATGAGATCTGCTTTCAACAAGGAAGATGCTTCAACGGAAGCTCGTGACATTAATCAGGCTGTTATGAAGAAATATTTAGCTGATGCACCTTGGGGAATAGGCATTGGAACTGGCATGGATAATGTCCCATCAAATAACAAATTTCGAAAGCTCTCAACCCTACCTCCTGATTCAGAATATGTGTTTATATGGATACGAACAGGTGCCATTGGTATTACGGTTTTCTTAGCAGCAATGGCAATCATGTTTATAGGAGCCTCCTGGGTTGTTTTCTTCAAAGTCAAATCCCGTTCCCTAATGGGCGTAGGAGCTGGTATCTGCGGAGCTTTCGCTGCTATGCAGTTAGGCGGCTATGGTAATCAGGTGCTATTACAATATCCCAATGGTTTGATCTTTTTCGGAATGCTTGCCGTCGTATACAACTTTCCCGAGTTAGAATCATCTTGGAATGAATTTGAAGAAAAGCGTTTAAAAATTATTGAAGAAGAACAAAAATTAAAGATAGAAAAGAAGAAAAGCAAATTAGTGGGAATATGA